In the Vitis vinifera cultivar Pinot Noir 40024 chromosome 2, ASM3070453v1 genome, one interval contains:
- the LOC100248998 gene encoding NAD-capped RNA hydrolase DXO1, with translation MDFSEQDVDNFGGDGARQSSSSSSSSSSSSRSSSNGSDGGETSSAGSGSGSASASASSSEGEDNGEEVDKRTHGYEERDLFGSDSDEKDLFGSDNEDYCKTLAISPYPVPVLPAIRNNNNQNRGGFGRGRWQNDRGAGILPRPGPYPQRHNYGYGSKFNNRHDERFVSELKLSKSEETLSRKCIAFQEPCELACYSRVEGGDVCFDDRSLRLFKRLITEDVGADLNEGYDTFIEKKDLGSEGFGDLLAAIRNRNIPLGNIHFVTFRNNLNKILATAYIRHEPWEMGVHKRNGVVYLDVHKLPERPQSDLDRRRCYWGYCFESLATEDPRRADGEGIHHIDANAEYCSVIKTKLGAHRILMGAEMDCCDSTDDGRRFYVELKTSRELDYHTEERYEREKLLKFWIQSFLAGVPYIVIGFRDDGGRLVRTERLRTKDITQRVKMKNYWQGGVCLAFADEVLCWLYGTVKENEDYILQFAPPFTRLELLQAQSCPDAISNHVQQL, from the exons ATGGATTTCTCGGAGCAAGACGTGGACAACTTCGGAGGAGATGGAGCCCGCCAATCGTCATCATCGTCGTCGTCGTCTTCCTCTTCATCAAGATCTTCGTCCAACGGCAGCGACGGCGGCGAGACCAGCAGCGCCGGCAGTGGCAGCGGCAGCGCAAGCGCAAGCGCAAGCAGCAGCGAAGGAGAAGATAACGGCGAAGAAGTGGACAAGAGGACTCATGGGTACGAGGAGAGAGATCTCTTTGGCTCTGATAGTGATGAGAAGGATCTGTTTGGCTCTGATAATGAAGATTACTGCAAAACCCTAGCTATTAGCCCTTATCCGGTTCCAG TTTTGCCCGCCATTCGTAATAATAACAACCAAAATAGAGGCGGTTTTGGGCGTGGTAGATGGCAAAATGATAGAGGAGCGGGAATTCTTCCTCGACCTGGACCTTATCCTCAGAGGCATAACTATGGTTATGGCTCAAAGTTTAATAACCGACATGATGAACGTTTTGTTTCTGAACTAAAGCTTTCAAAGAGTGAAGAAACATTGTCAAGAAAATGCATTGCATTTCAAGAG CCATGCGAACTTGCTTGCTATAGTCGTGTAGAAGGTGGAGATGTCTGCTTTGATGACCGCagcttg CGACTTTTTAAGCGTCTTATTACTGAAGATGTTGGAGCTGATCTCAATGAAGGTTATGATACTTTTATCGAGAAAAAAG ATTTGGGTTCTGAGGGTTTTGGTGACCTTCTGGCTGCTATCAGAAACAGAAACATCCCACTTGGAAATATTCATTTTGTG ACTTTCCGTAACAACCTGAATAAG ATACTGGCTACTGCTTATATCAGGCATGAGCCATGGGAAATGGGGGTGCATAAAAGGAATGGAGTTGTGTATCTTGATGTGCATAAACTACCAGAAAGACCACAAAGTGACTTGGATCGTCGGAG ATGTTATTGGGGATACTGTTTTGAGAGCCTTGCCACTGAAGATCCAAGAAGAGCTGATGGAGAAGGGATACACCATATTGATGCCAATGCCGAATATTGTTCTGTGATTAAGACCAAATTAGGGGCTCATCGGATTTTGATGGGTGCTGAAATGGATTGCTGTGATTCAACTGATGATGGAAGAAGGTTCTATGTAGAGTTAAAGACAAGTCGTGAG CTGGACTATCATACTGAGGAAAGATATGAGAGGGAGAAACTGCTAAAATTTTGG ATCCAGTCATTCTTAGCAGGTGTCCCCTATATTGTCATTGGATTTAG GGATGATGGGGGTCGACTTGTCCGCACAGAGAGACTAAGAACCAAAGACATAACACAAAGAGTAAAAATGAAGAACTACTGGCAG GGAGGAGTTTGCCTTGCATTTGCTGACGAGGTGTTATGCTGGCTCTATGGAACAGTCAAAGAGA ATGAAGACTACATATTGCAGTTTGCTCCGCCTTTCACCCGATTAGAGCTTCTACAGGCCCAATCATGCCCAGATGCAATTAGCAACCATGTCCAGCAATTGTAG
- the LOC100257446 gene encoding uncharacterized protein LOC100257446: MGGEMMKKGVSREREEAMEKMTERLSCKDNLYFPRALEATATTPSQRKSILLDLLSRDPAVFLERYGSQLTSDELREFDSLKDDYEVSWHLKHIRSVMSPTSEELKSRSVAVKNRRRAYLNKLIYDGQYFSEDAMREREPYLHHEYVGRFQDPSGRSMARPGERWSETLLRRSEEAMLVAKIRGEQQRLGVAERDWVGNERSQQDEEEEEEEEEEEEEEEEEEEEEEEEEEEKEEDEKQTGKASRVSDSSRVVMDHDGPVNGSQSSDMESNQKATLSAVEMQDQMDQFTHIMHQKFLSGEDRDYLDYSKIDDDETLDDHWLREANYDAEDKYFAEDE; the protein is encoded by the exons ATGGGAGGAGAGATGATGAAGAAAGGTGTGAGCAGGGAGAGGGAGGAAGCTATGGAGAAGATGACGGAGAGACTATCGTGTAAAGACAACCTTTATTTTCCAAGAGCATTGGAAGCCACAGCCACGACTCCTTCACAACGGAAATCCATCCTCCTCGACCTCCTCTCTCGCGACCCCGCCGTCTTCTTAG AGCGATATGGATCGCAATTGACCTCTGATGAGCTCAGGGAGTTCGATTCTTTGAAAGATGACTATGAGGTCAGTTGGCACTTAAAGCACATCCGGAGTGTAATGAGTCCAACTTCAGAGGAGTTAAAATCAAGGTCAGTGGCAGTGAAGAACCGAAGACGGGCATATCTAAATAAGTTGATTTATGATGGGCAGTACTTTTCGGAGGATGCTATGAGGGAGAGAGAACCATATTTGCATCACGAGTATGTGGGGAGGTTTCAGGATCCTAGTGGGAGAAGTATGGCAAGGCCGGGGGAGCGATGGTCAGAAACATTGCTCAGGCGGTCAGAGGAAGCGATGTTGGTTGCAAAAATCAGAGGGGAGCAGCAGAGGTTGGGCGTTGCTGAGAGGGACTGGGTTGGTAATGAGAGGTCCCAgcaagatgaagaagaagaggaggaggaggaggaggaggaagaggaagaggaagaggaagaggaggaggaagaagaagaagaggaagaaaaagaagaagacgaAAAGCAGACTGGAAAGGCTAGTAGGGTTTCAGATTCGTCCAGG GTGGTCATGGATCATGATGGCCCAGTCAATGGCAGCCAATCCTCCGATATGGAGTCTAACCAAAAAGCAACTCTATCTGCAGTGGAAATGCAAGATCAGATGGACCAATTCACCCACATTATGCATCAGAAATTTCTGTCAGGTGAAGATCGTGATTATCTAGACTACTCAAAAATAGATGATGATGAAACTTTGGATGACCACTGGCTAAGAGAGGCGAACTATGATGCTGAGGATAAGTACTTTGCTGAAGATGAATGA